GTACCCATTTGAGGTTTTCGCATGGGAATCCGCAGTATTGAATGAAGCTACAGTATTAAAAAAAACGGGTCATTCTCAGGAGACACCCGTTAAACTTGTGGAAATTGATGATTTCTTTAGAAACTCTGTAACCGCAGAAGATTGGCACGAAGACGAGGAAAAAGCCACTGTGAAAAAGTTTCAGAATCTTGTGAATCTCTTAAAAACTAATTTAATAGATTTACAAGTTTACAAAATAGGTAATAGAGAAATTGATGTTTACATTACCGGTAATACCCCTGATGGTATAGCAGGGGTTTCCACAAAAGTTATCGAAACCTAAAGATCATCAACTTTGCTTTCAATCACCCGTTGAATATTGGGAGAAACATTAGAGAGAAAATCATACCCTGTTAGTTTTTCTAGGGTATCCACACTGGTTCTAAAGACCTTCCAATTATTATCAAGTTGTTCATCATTGGGGATATTGACAGCAATAACACGGGTATTAGCAGTAATACCCTTGAGTCCAGCATCAGGATCTAGGACTACAACAATTTTCCAAGTGGATTGGGGAATTGTGACTAGGTTTTTCAATTTACCTTTACTGCCAACCGGACCAGCAATAATATAAAGTTCCTTACCTTGTGATACTAATTCCCTAGAATAATCCTCCAGATTCCCCCAAGTATTCCTATTATTATCGGGTGTTTGGGGCATCATATTACTCATTAAGAAGGTTGCTGTATTATCTTCAATGCTACGGGTTCTATCAGCCGATGGGGTAATGTGACCTCTATCATACCCTGAACCATTATAAGCAGTGGGTTTGATGCGTTCCCAACCTTCAGGTAATGTGTTATCTGGTCTAAAGTTATCTTGACGTGGGGCATCCCCAAACCATGATTTATTTAACTGCCAACTTACCCAATTAGGAGTACCATTACTGCGATTGTAAGACAGTACATACTGGGGTTTTATCATCAAGTCATTATCAGGGTTATTGATGTTGGTTGTGGCTTGACTGGGATTACCCAACAGTAAATGAACCGATGGTATATTTCTAGCAAGTAATTCTGGTTCTAATTCTAAAGTTTGTGCTTGTGCCGGTGAACAAATCAGTAGCCCAATTGCAAAACTAATTAAAAATCGGACTTTTAGGACTTTTATAAACTTGATCATAAATTACTCGGTTATTATTGAAACACTTAAACAAACTGTAAAGCAATTAGGTCAACAATGGCAATCTGCTTGTGCAATCTTTTGGTATCTGCTGGTGTCGGTTCGCAGACTAATTGAAAAAATTTCAACGGAATAATCAGGGTTCTAACTTACCTTGTCGCAGACAAAGTGAAAATCTGTCGCGGAGTAGATGAAAAATTCCTACCAAAATCGCGGACTAATTGAAATTTTCCGCCAAATGAGGATAAAAGTTCGCAACTCATTACAGTATAGGTTTTGGAGCAATAATTCTGTAAGTAGCGATGCCTACGGCGGCTCCTTTGGAGCATCGCCGTGTAGAA
The DNA window shown above is from Anabaena sp. WA102 and carries:
- a CDS encoding nuclease A inhibitor family protein, producing MTNITNILKQATDGLLMTSESEYPFEVFAWESAVLNEATVLKKTGHSQETPVKLVEIDDFFRNSVTAEDWHEDEEKATVKKFQNLVNLLKTNLIDLQVYKIGNREIDVYITGNTPDGIAGVSTKVIET
- a CDS encoding DNA/RNA non-specific endonuclease; its protein translation is MIKFIKVLKVRFLISFAIGLLICSPAQAQTLELEPELLARNIPSVHLLLGNPSQATTNINNPDNDLMIKPQYVLSYNRSNGTPNWVSWQLNKSWFGDAPRQDNFRPDNTLPEGWERIKPTAYNGSGYDRGHITPSADRTRSIEDNTATFLMSNMMPQTPDNNRNTWGNLEDYSRELVSQGKELYIIAGPVGSKGKLKNLVTIPQSTWKIVVVLDPDAGLKGITANTRVIAVNIPNDEQLDNNWKVFRTSVDTLEKLTGYDFLSNVSPNIQRVIESKVDDL